The sequence AGCGGTTGGGATATCAAAGCGGCTACAAATATCCTTGGTGAAGCCTTTTGAGCCCTCAAGCTGTGCGGCTTGCTTGGTTGGGCCAACAACTTTAATATTAGCGGCGATCAAATCATCGCAAATGCCAACAACAAGCGGTGCTTCAGGGCCAACCATAACAAGGTCAACACCATTATCTTTACAAAAAGCAATAACCGCTTGGTGATCGCTAATATCAAGACTGATATTTTCAGCAATGTTTGCAGTTCCAGGATTGCCGGGGGCGCACCATAATTTTTCTAATAGGGGGGAACGTGTCATTTTCCATGCCAAAGCATGCTCGCGCCCACCAGAACCAATAAGAAGAATTTTCATGCCACAGCCCCATTCCCTGTTAAAAGTCATCATTGAACTTTAATCTTTAAATCATCTAACATGGATGCGGCAAGCAAATAACATCAAAAAATTATGTTAAACACATAAAGCATGCTTCTTGCAAAAGCAGGCTAGCCTTTTGGGGGAGGGGGCAATTTTTATATGCCCTATATCAGATAATTTTTGTAAGTTAGAATAACAAAGCTTGGCAAAAGGCCTCTCGCGGATAACCTATCATATAATAACCAATTACCGAACAATCACCAATTCTTCGGCGGCACGGGTTATTGCGGTATAAAGCCAACGCTCTCTTGTTTCACGAAAGGCATAGCTTTCGTCAAACAATACCACCTTATCCCATTGTGAGCCTTGCGCTTTATGGGTGGTTAAGGCGTAGCCATAGTCAAAATCATCATAGCGTTTTTTCAAGTTCCAAGCAATTTCCGCATCGGGATCTTCAAATTGCGCTTTTAATAATTTGATTTTTGCCATGCCGCGATCATCATCTTCTGGGTTTATCAAAAGATTAATACCCGGCTTTACTGTTTCTTTAGAGGATTGAAACACTTTCCAAAGCGAGCCATTAAGCAAGCCTTTTACAGGGTCATTGCGCAAGCATACGAGTTTATCGCCAGCTTGCGGATAAACAGCGTCAAAGCCTTTTAACTCTCGCAAACGTTGATTATAGCGCTTTCTTGTCCGATTGGTGCCAACCAATACTTGATCTGCCGCCAAAACCAGTTCTTGATTAACATCGTTACGGGTGATGATCCGTGCTTTGCCATAATCACCATAAGCAATATCGCGCCCCTCGCGCACATCAAGTGCAAGGCGAATAATTGGATTGTCTTTGGCTTGACGGTGAATTTCAGTTAATAAAAAATCAGGCTCTGCCTCGGTAAAAAAGCCGCCACCGGAAATAGGTGGCAATTGCCCGGGGTCACCTAGCACCAAAATCGGTGTGCCAAAACTCATCAAATCGCGGCCCAATTGCTCGTCTACCATTGAACATTCATCGACAACGATTAAAGCGGCTTGGCTAACGGGACTTTGGCGGTTAACCGAAAACATCGGCGCAATTGAGGTTTTACCAGTAATTTCGTCTTCAACCGCTTCTTCGCCGCGTGGCCGATAGATAAGCGAATGCAGCGTGCGAGCATTGCTTGCGCCTTTGGAGCGCAAAACTTGCGCGGCTTTGCCGGTAAAAGCGGCAAATTGCACCGTGCCATCAATTGTTTCAGCAAAATAGCGAGCAAGGGTGGTTTTACCCGTACCGGCATAGCCAAAAAGCCTAAAAATAGGAGACCGCCCCGCTTTTAACCAGCGAGCCACTTCGTCCAATGCTTTTTCTTGTTCAGGTGAAAACTTCATGAAAAGAACAAAACAGGATTCGAGTAAAAAGCGCAAGCTTGAACTATCTTTGTACACGCGATTTTTATTCAGTAAAGAATAACATATTTAAAACACAAGAGGATCATTATAGTAAAACATCTATAATGCTTGTTAGGAATAGTTATTGGTTAATCTAAGGTGGAAAAGGGCGCGCTATGGAAAAATTATTCACAACGATTTGGGAGGCTCGTGATAGCTATCTTATTATTCTAAACGATAATGGCATGATCTATCACACCCAAACCGGCGGTGAATTACACGATGAAGAAGAGGCGCAAGGGTTTTTGCTACCTTTTCCAATTTATAAAAACAAAGAATTTTGCCATGCTATAATTTCTTTATTTCAAGACCACTATTATCAATATAGTGACCAATGCTATTTACATCACAATCCGCAATTGCGTCAAAACTTGAGTAACCTTTTTGAAGAATTTCAACTTGCGGAGCTAATTGAATTAGATGAGGGTGAGCTCGATAAATCTTATAATCAATGGATTTATGTTAATATTAAAGCCGGATTTCAAGATATGTTCACCGTACCACAGCAGCAATTACCGCTCAAAGCTGTTTTAACATGGTCTTTCAATGATCCATTTGTTGAGCGGCCAGATTATCATATCTATGCGGAAATGGTAAAAAAATCACAAGAAATTATACTTAAGGCAAAGAGGCGAAAAGAGGAAATGGGGCGCAATGGATAAGGCAAATAATCCACCTAACAAGGCGTTTAAGCTGATACTGCATATCATTTGCTTTATTCTTGCCTGCATTGTGGTTATAAATGCCGAGCTATCGCTAATTGCTGATACATGCAATCAATCAATGTCGGATAGTTTTCAAGGCATTGTCTTTTCGGTGATTATTTGGGCGGTTCTCATTGCACTGAATCTTAAAAGCAAAAGCTATTTAAACTTTTGGATAAGTTTGCTGTTACCAAGTTGCTATTTTATTGCCGTTTTACCGCGCAGCATTGCGGTATTTAACCATGTTGTTATGAACAATCAAAATATTTGCACGATAAATATGATGATGGTTGAAGGTCGTATTGATACGGCGGACTTGGTTGGTGGGTTTTGTTGGCTTTTCCTAAGCCTTACAGCAATTTATATTTTTGCCCTTGGCTTACGGCGGCTTTTAGCTTGGGGCAAAAACAATATAGCAAACATAAAAAAGCGCTTTAGCAAATGTTAGGCAGCTAAAGCGCTTTTTAATTTCTATTTTTTACCAATCAATATTTATTCTTTTACAACGCCAACAAATGGCAATTGGCGGTATGAATGGGCAACGTCCATGCCGTAGCCAACCACAAATTCATCAGGGCATTCAAAACCAACATAATCGGCAGAAATATCTGCTTGGCGGCGTGTATGCTTGTCAAGAAGAACGGCAATGCGGCTTGATTTGGCACCGCGTTCACTCACCAAATTTTGCACAAATTGCAAAGTGTTACCTGATTCAAGAATATCATCAATCAGCAAAACATCGCGGCCAGCAATATCACTATCAATATCATGGACAAGGCGGATATTACCGGGGATCTTGCTTTCGCCATAGCTTGATACAGTGATAAATTCAACCGATGAAACGATGCCAGTCTTATGCAAAGCACGGATCAAATCGGCAGCAAAAACAAAAGAACCTTTTAAAATGGGCAAAACCAAAAGACGGCTAGGATTTGAAGCTGCAATTTCGGCGGCAATAAGATTATTGCGCTCTGCGATTTGTTCTTCTGAAAAAAGAACATCAATTTGTCGACCGTCTATATGGGGCATTAACTTTTTCTTTTTGCTAGGAATTAAGAATCAATGGGGAATGGGCTCTATTTATAAGCTATTGAGGATTGGCGCAAAGGAATTCGTTAAAAAAAACTTTTTCCAAAGCTTGCAACCATTTTTTTGTAGTTTTAGCTAGGCTTGAAAACTAAGTAGATGATAAAAGTTGTTTTTAGCGCTGGCCTTAATGCAAAAGATTGTAAATGCCGACTAATCACCTCAAAATTGCCTTATAGAAATATTTAATTAGAGTTAAGCTAAAAATTATCAGCCATAGTTTCATATGTCTTAGGTTAAAACTGATTAATAATATTTGCGACAAGGTTAGGGGGGTAATCCTAAATTGGTTGTTTGAGTTCATGAATATCAATCTTATTGAAATAATTAATTTTACTCATGGGTAAAAGGCTTTTAAAAGCTGCAAGCAGAAAAAACAGGGTAAGTATTACGTGATTCGCTTTGATAATGTAGGTTTGCGCTATGGTATGGGGGCTGAAATCTTAAAAGATGTCAGCTTCAATATACCATCAGGCTCATTTCAATTTTTAACTGGTGCATCAGGTGCTGGCAAAACCACGCTTTTGCGTTTGATGTTTTTGGCATTAAAGCCAACGCGTGGGCTTATCACCGTTTTTGATAAGGATACATCCTTGCTCGCGCGTAATGAAATGCCGCAATTGCGCAAGCGCATTGGCATTGTTTTTCAAGATTTTAGGCTTCTTGATCATTTAACCACTTATGAAAATGTGTCGCTGCCCTTGCGCGTGCGTGGCCGTGAAGAACACACCTACCGCGCTGAGGTAGAAGAATTATTGCATTGGGTTGGCCTTGGCGAGCGCATGAATGTTTTGCCCCCTGTATTGTCTGGCGGTGAAAAACAGCGTGCAGCAATTGCCCGTGCCTTGATTGATCAGCCTGAAGTGCTTTTAGCCGATGAGCCAACCGGTAATGTTGATCCGCCAATGGCACGACGTTTACTGCGCTTATTTATTGAGTTGAATAGGCTTGGCACTGCGGTTGTGATTGCCACCCATGATTTACCACTAATGGACCAAGTTGATGCACGCCGGATGATTTTGGAAGAGGGAAAGTTGAAAATTTATGACTGATGCTGTGCAGCAAAAATCACCCAAGCGTCCAATTGGCCGGTTTTTGGGAAAAAAATCCAATGGTCTTACCCCGATTGTTCCTGAAGGTGACATTCGTGGTTTTGCTTTGGCTGTAGTGCTCACCATTATGACATTTTTAGCAAGCCTTTCCCTTGGCGGTGTTAATCTTATCAACTCTTATGCAAAAAGCTGGCAATCGGATATATCGCGTGAA comes from Bartonella sp. HY038 and encodes:
- a CDS encoding ATP-dependent RecD-like DNA helicase, which codes for MKFSPEQEKALDEVARWLKAGRSPIFRLFGYAGTGKTTLARYFAETIDGTVQFAAFTGKAAQVLRSKGASNARTLHSLIYRPRGEEAVEDEITGKTSIAPMFSVNRQSPVSQAALIVVDECSMVDEQLGRDLMSFGTPILVLGDPGQLPPISGGGFFTEAEPDFLLTEIHRQAKDNPIIRLALDVREGRDIAYGDYGKARIITRNDVNQELVLAADQVLVGTNRTRKRYNQRLRELKGFDAVYPQAGDKLVCLRNDPVKGLLNGSLWKVFQSSKETVKPGINLLINPEDDDRGMAKIKLLKAQFEDPDAEIAWNLKKRYDDFDYGYALTTHKAQGSQWDKVVLFDESYAFRETRERWLYTAITRAAEELVIVR
- a CDS encoding DUF6210 family protein, with the protein product MEKLFTTIWEARDSYLIILNDNGMIYHTQTGGELHDEEEAQGFLLPFPIYKNKEFCHAIISLFQDHYYQYSDQCYLHHNPQLRQNLSNLFEEFQLAELIELDEGELDKSYNQWIYVNIKAGFQDMFTVPQQQLPLKAVLTWSFNDPFVERPDYHIYAEMVKKSQEIILKAKRRKEEMGRNG
- the hpt gene encoding hypoxanthine phosphoribosyltransferase, whose amino-acid sequence is MPHIDGRQIDVLFSEEQIAERNNLIAAEIAASNPSRLLVLPILKGSFVFAADLIRALHKTGIVSSVEFITVSSYGESKIPGNIRLVHDIDSDIAGRDVLLIDDILESGNTLQFVQNLVSERGAKSSRIAVLLDKHTRRQADISADYVGFECPDEFVVGYGMDVAHSYRQLPFVGVVKE
- the ftsE gene encoding cell division ATP-binding protein FtsE, which gives rise to MIRFDNVGLRYGMGAEILKDVSFNIPSGSFQFLTGASGAGKTTLLRLMFLALKPTRGLITVFDKDTSLLARNEMPQLRKRIGIVFQDFRLLDHLTTYENVSLPLRVRGREEHTYRAEVEELLHWVGLGERMNVLPPVLSGGEKQRAAIARALIDQPEVLLADEPTGNVDPPMARRLLRLFIELNRLGTAVVIATHDLPLMDQVDARRMILEEGKLKIYD